The following are from one region of the Nicotiana tomentosiformis chromosome 7, ASM39032v3, whole genome shotgun sequence genome:
- the LOC138895541 gene encoding uncharacterized protein encodes MSDRGQNSRGLLSKSGFEKYADPVEAPRLSEYNFSVDASGIVSVIGRIKDTRWLRPMQTDPSQRNPNSMCKYHGTHGHRPEDCRQLREKVAHLFNEGHLGEFLSNRAKDHFRERHANKKDKQEEPQHIIHMIIGGVDTPHEPVLNRDKVSATGEKRTRGYVPEGTLSFEIEEAEGISQPHNDALVIFILLNKVQVKRVLVDPGSSENIIRSWVVEQLDLHNQVVPATRVLNGFYMASETTKGEFILPVNVAPNG; translated from the coding sequence ATgagtgatcgaggacaaaattctcgagGGCTTTTGAGCAAGAGTGGCTTTGAAAAATATGCCGATCCTGTAGAGGCACCTCGGCTATCAGAGTATAATTTCAGtgtcgatgcatcgggcattgtatcggtgatcggaagaatcaaagatactaggtggctcAGACCCATGCAAACTGACCCTTCCCAAAGGAACCCGAattcgatgtgcaagtatcatggtacgcatggccacaggcccgaggattgcagacaattaagagagaaggtagcccatctattcaatgagggccaccttggAGAATTCCTCAGTAACCGAGCCAAAGATCACTTCAGAGAAAGGCACGCCAACAAAAAagataaacaagaggaacctcaacatatcattcatatgatcatcggcggGGTCGACACTCCACATGAACCCGTACTCAACCGCGACAAGGTATCAGCCAcaggggaaaaacgaactcgaggttatgtacccgagggcactttatcattcgaaATTGAAGAAGCGGAAGGTATTTCTCAGCCTCACAATGACGCTCTAGTGATTtttatcctattaaataaagttcaagttaagcgtgttttagtggatccaggtagctctgagaatatcatccgatcttgggtGGTGGAACAGCTAGATTTGCATAATCAAGTTGTGCCCGcaactcgggtcttaaacggcttctatatggccagtgaaacaactaaaggcgAATTTATTCTACCCGTGAATGTggccccgaatggttag